In a single window of the Pseudomonas sp. B21-015 genome:
- a CDS encoding single-stranded DNA-binding protein gives MARGVNKVILVGTCGQDPEVRYLPNGNAVTNLSLATSEQWTDKQTGQKVEKTEWHRVSMFGKVAEIAGEYLRKGSQVYIEGKLQTREWEKDGIKRYTTEIVVDMQGTMQLLGGRPQQGDQQGGGNNYQQSAPAPRQQAPRPQQSAPQQSRPAPQQQAAPQPAPDFDSFDDDIPF, from the coding sequence ATGGCCCGTGGGGTTAACAAAGTCATATTGGTCGGCACTTGCGGCCAGGATCCCGAAGTTCGCTACTTGCCTAACGGTAACGCCGTGACCAACCTGAGTCTGGCGACCAGCGAACAGTGGACCGACAAGCAAACCGGTCAGAAGGTCGAGAAGACCGAATGGCACCGTGTGTCGATGTTCGGCAAGGTTGCCGAAATTGCCGGCGAATACCTGCGTAAAGGTTCGCAGGTCTACATCGAAGGCAAGCTGCAGACCCGCGAGTGGGAAAAAGACGGTATCAAGCGTTACACCACTGAAATCGTGGTCGATATGCAAGGCACCATGCAACTGCTGGGCGGCCGTCCACAACAGGGCGACCAACAAGGCGGGGGCAATAACTACCAGCAATCCGCCCCAGCCCCACGTCAGCAGGCTCCGCGTCCGCAGCAGTCGGCACCGCAACAGTCGCGCCCGGCTCCACAGCAGCAGGCCGCTCCTCAGCCGGCTCCGGATTTCGACAGCTTTGATGACGATATCCCGTTCTAA
- a CDS encoding DUF1190 domain-containing protein, whose product MKRSKYVQLSLAASVAMAISGCGPTEKTYEIHKKYNFQSVQQCADEKLPVDICSDAYMKAMAQHRSIAPVYDNQADCDADFVTDWCQQDSAGKFIPKLGGFELNADGEVTQAEVDAAKAKLPASEANAAGSGFSGSSLLTGLLIGNMLSSNRNSYYSEPVYRYRDDRGDYSSSTLSQRVSSGSTFNRSNQARYGSSGSYTDTITRSKPVSVASSTSRGGFGSQASARSGWGGSSKSFGGSSS is encoded by the coding sequence ATGAAACGAAGCAAGTACGTTCAGCTCTCCCTGGCAGCATCGGTCGCCATGGCGATATCAGGCTGCGGGCCGACGGAAAAAACCTACGAGATACACAAAAAGTACAACTTCCAGTCCGTCCAGCAGTGCGCCGATGAAAAGCTCCCGGTCGACATCTGTTCTGACGCCTATATGAAGGCCATGGCCCAGCATCGAAGCATTGCGCCGGTGTACGACAACCAGGCCGATTGCGACGCCGACTTCGTTACCGACTGGTGCCAGCAGGATTCCGCCGGCAAGTTCATCCCCAAGCTCGGCGGTTTCGAGCTGAACGCCGATGGCGAGGTCACGCAAGCCGAAGTGGACGCGGCCAAGGCCAAACTGCCCGCGTCGGAAGCGAACGCCGCCGGGTCAGGCTTCTCCGGCAGCAGCCTGCTGACCGGGTTGCTGATCGGCAACATGCTCAGCAGCAACCGCAACAGTTACTACTCCGAACCGGTCTATCGCTATCGCGATGATCGCGGTGACTACTCGTCCTCGACACTCAGCCAGCGGGTATCGTCAGGTTCAACCTTCAACAGGTCCAATCAGGCGCGCTACGGCAGCAGCGGCAGTTACACCGACACCATCACCCGCAGTAAGCCGGTGTCTGTTGCATCGTCCACCTCCCGCGGCGGCTTCGGCAGCCAGGCTAGCGCACGCAGCGGCTGGGGCGGATCGAGCAAGAGTTTTGGCGGGTCGAGCAGTTAA
- a CDS encoding MFS transporter, whose product MHDPHSERMSGSETRAASGLALVFAFRMLGMFMVLPVLATYGMELAGATPALIGLAIGAYGLTQAIFQIPFGFISDRIGRRPVIYLGLIVFALGSVLAANADSIWGVIAGRILQGAGAISAAVMALLSDLTREQHRTKAMAMIGMTIGLSFAVAMVVGPLLTRAFGLSGLFFATGGMALVGIVIVMFMVPRATGPLQHRESGVARQALIPTLKHPDLLRLDLGIFVLHAMLMSSFVALPLALVEKAGLPKEQHWWVYLAALLISFFAMIPFIIYGEKKRKMKRVLLGAVVTLMLTELFFWQFGDSLRALVIGTVVFFTAFNLLEASLPSLISKVSPAGGKGTAMGVYSTSQFLGSALGGILGGWLFQHGGLSVVFLGCAGLAALWLAFAVTMREPPYVTSLRLPLSPEAIREAGLIERLKAVVGVTDAIVVADEAAIYIKLDTELLDRTTLERLVNNPAATACEA is encoded by the coding sequence ATGCACGATCCCCACAGCGAACGCATGAGTGGCAGTGAGACCCGCGCAGCAAGCGGTCTGGCCCTGGTGTTCGCCTTCCGTATGCTTGGCATGTTCATGGTGTTGCCGGTACTGGCGACCTATGGGATGGAACTGGCGGGAGCGACCCCGGCCCTCATCGGGTTGGCGATTGGCGCTTACGGCCTGACCCAGGCGATCTTTCAGATTCCTTTCGGCTTCATTTCCGACCGCATCGGTCGCCGTCCGGTGATTTACCTGGGGCTGATCGTCTTCGCCCTGGGGAGCGTGCTGGCGGCCAATGCGGATTCGATCTGGGGCGTCATTGCCGGACGCATCCTGCAGGGCGCCGGGGCGATTTCCGCGGCGGTCATGGCGTTGCTGTCGGACCTGACCCGGGAACAGCATCGGACCAAAGCCATGGCCATGATCGGCATGACGATCGGCCTGTCGTTCGCTGTCGCCATGGTTGTTGGGCCGTTGCTGACCCGCGCCTTTGGCCTGTCCGGGTTGTTCTTCGCCACCGGCGGCATGGCGCTGGTCGGCATCGTCATCGTGATGTTCATGGTGCCCCGCGCCACCGGCCCGTTGCAGCACCGCGAGTCCGGTGTCGCGCGCCAGGCGCTGATACCGACGCTCAAGCATCCGGACCTGCTGCGCCTGGACCTGGGCATTTTTGTGTTGCACGCGATGTTGATGTCGAGCTTCGTTGCATTGCCCCTGGCACTGGTCGAAAAAGCCGGTTTGCCCAAGGAGCAGCACTGGTGGGTATACCTGGCCGCGCTGCTGATTTCCTTCTTCGCCATGATCCCGTTCATTATCTACGGCGAGAAGAAACGCAAAATGAAACGAGTTTTACTCGGCGCCGTCGTGACGCTGATGCTCACTGAGCTATTCTTCTGGCAGTTCGGCGACAGCTTGCGGGCTCTGGTGATCGGGACGGTGGTGTTCTTCACCGCGTTCAATCTGCTGGAAGCGTCCTTGCCGTCGCTGATCAGCAAGGTTTCACCGGCAGGCGGCAAAGGCACGGCGATGGGGGTTTATTCCACCAGTCAGTTCCTCGGTTCGGCACTGGGCGGGATCCTCGGCGGCTGGCTGTTCCAGCACGGCGGTTTGTCGGTTGTGTTCCTTGGATGCGCAGGTCTGGCTGCCCTCTGGTTAGCCTTTGCTGTTACCATGCGGGAACCTCCGTATGTGACGAGCCTGCGCTTGCCGTTGTCGCCCGAAGCGATTCGTGAAGCTGGCCTGATCGAGCGCCTGAAGGCCGTCGTTGGAGTAACCGATGCAATCGTGGTTGCAGATGAAGCGGCGATTTACATCAAACTGGACACCGAATTATTGGATCGCACTACCTTGGAGCGTCTGGTGAACAACCCGGCCGCGACAGCGTGCGAAGCCTAG
- a CDS encoding DUF350 domain-containing protein: protein MLEALSISLNKAAVLGFVLYILGAAVLFALFQFIYTRITPHKEFELIRSGNVAAAIALGGAIIGFAIPASNVIAYSISILDFVVWAVIAAFVQLLAFLVTSLVLKGASERIKKGEIAAGIYIAAVAISVGMLNAACMTPSQN, encoded by the coding sequence ATGCTTGAAGCGCTCTCCATCTCCCTGAACAAAGCCGCCGTGCTCGGGTTTGTTTTGTACATTCTCGGCGCCGCCGTGCTGTTCGCGCTGTTCCAGTTCATCTACACCCGAATCACACCGCACAAGGAGTTCGAACTGATCCGTTCGGGCAACGTGGCGGCTGCGATCGCCCTGGGCGGCGCCATCATTGGTTTCGCCATTCCGGCCAGCAATGTGATCGCCTACTCGATCAGCATTCTGGACTTCGTCGTCTGGGCAGTGATCGCCGCTTTCGTTCAACTGCTGGCGTTTCTGGTGACCAGCCTGGTGCTAAAAGGCGCCTCTGAGCGCATCAAGAAAGGTGAAATCGCTGCGGGGATCTATATCGCGGCAGTGGCCATCAGCGTCGGCATGTTGAATGCCGCGTGCATGACCCCTTCCCAGAACTGA
- the uvrA gene encoding excinuclease ABC subunit UvrA — MDKILIRGARTHNLKNIDLTLPRDKLIVITGLSGSGKSSLAFDTLYAEGQRRYVESLSAYARQFLSMMEKPDVDTIEGLSPAISIEQKSTSHNPRSTVGTITEIYDYLRLLYARVGIPRCPDHDIPLEAQTVSQMVDLVLAQPEGSKLMLLAPVIRERKGEHLSVFEELRAQGFVRARVNGKLCELDELPKLDKQKKHSIDVVVDRFKVRADLQQRLAESFETALKLADGIALVAPMDDEPGEEIIFSARFACPICGHAISELEPKLFSFNNPAGACPTCDGLGVKQFFDIKRLVNGELTLAEGAIRGWDRRNVYYFQMLGSLASHYKFSLEVPFNELPADQQKFILHGSGSQNVDFKYLNDRGDIVKRSHPFEGIVPNLERRYRETESASVREELAKFLSTQPCPDCRGTRLRREARHVWVGEKTLPAVTNLPIGDACEYFGVLKLTGRRGEIADKILKEIRERLQFLVNVGLDYLSLDRSADTLSGGEAQRIRLASQIGAGLVGVLYILDEPSIGLHQRDNDRLLGTLKHLRDIGNTVIVVEHDEDAIRLADYVVDIGPGAGVHGGHIVAEGTPAEVMAHPDSLTGKYLSGRVKIAVPAKRTPRNKKLSLSLKGARGNNLRNVDLDIPIGLLTCVTGVSGSGKSTLINNTLFPLSATALNGATTLEAAAHDSIKGLEHLDKVVDIDQSPIGRTPRSNPATYTGLFTPIRELFAGVPESRSRGYGPGRFSFNVKGGRCEACQGDGLIKVEMHFLPDIYVPCDVCKSKRYNRETLEIKYKGKSIHETLEMTIEEARVFFDAVPALARKLQTLMDVGLSYIKLGQSATTLSGGEAQRVKLSRELSKRDTGKTLYILDEPTTGLHFADIQQLLDVLHRLRDHGNTVVVIEHNLDVIKTADWLVDLGPEGGSKGGQIIAVGTPEEVSEMKQSHTGYYLKPLLARDRA; from the coding sequence TTGGACAAGATCCTGATTCGTGGGGCCCGAACCCACAACCTGAAGAACATCGACCTGACCCTGCCACGGGACAAACTGATTGTTATCACCGGCCTGTCCGGATCCGGCAAGTCGTCGCTGGCTTTCGACACGCTGTACGCCGAAGGCCAGCGACGCTATGTCGAATCGCTGTCGGCCTACGCCCGGCAGTTCCTGTCGATGATGGAAAAACCTGACGTCGACACCATCGAAGGCCTGTCGCCAGCGATCTCCATCGAACAGAAGTCGACCTCGCACAACCCGCGTTCGACGGTCGGCACCATTACCGAAATCTACGACTACCTGCGCCTGCTCTACGCTCGCGTCGGTATTCCGCGCTGCCCGGATCACGACATTCCGCTGGAAGCCCAAACCGTCAGCCAGATGGTCGATCTGGTGCTGGCACAACCTGAGGGCAGCAAACTGATGTTGCTGGCCCCGGTGATCCGCGAGCGCAAGGGCGAGCACCTCTCGGTCTTCGAAGAACTGCGGGCCCAGGGTTTTGTGCGGGCACGGGTCAACGGCAAGCTCTGCGAACTGGACGAGTTGCCGAAGCTGGATAAACAGAAGAAGCACTCGATCGACGTCGTGGTCGACCGCTTCAAGGTCCGCGCCGATTTGCAACAACGCCTGGCCGAATCGTTCGAGACCGCATTGAAACTGGCGGACGGCATTGCACTGGTCGCGCCGATGGATGACGAGCCCGGCGAAGAGATCATCTTCTCTGCACGCTTCGCCTGCCCGATCTGCGGCCATGCCATCAGCGAGCTGGAACCCAAGCTGTTTTCCTTCAACAACCCGGCCGGCGCCTGCCCGACCTGCGATGGCCTGGGGGTTAAACAGTTTTTCGACATCAAGCGATTGGTGAACGGTGAACTGACCCTGGCCGAAGGCGCGATTCGCGGCTGGGACCGACGTAACGTCTATTACTTCCAGATGCTTGGCTCGCTGGCCTCGCACTACAAATTCAGTCTTGAAGTGCCGTTCAACGAACTGCCGGCCGATCAGCAGAAATTCATCCTGCATGGCAGCGGCTCGCAGAACGTCGACTTCAAATACCTGAACGACCGTGGCGACATCGTCAAACGTTCGCACCCGTTCGAAGGCATCGTGCCGAACCTGGAACGCCGCTACCGCGAAACCGAGTCGGCTTCGGTCCGTGAAGAGCTGGCCAAGTTCCTCAGCACGCAACCCTGCCCGGATTGCCGCGGCACCCGCCTGCGTCGCGAGGCGCGGCACGTGTGGGTTGGTGAGAAGACCTTGCCGGCGGTGACCAATCTGCCGATCGGAGACGCCTGTGAGTATTTCGGCGTGCTGAAACTGACCGGCCGCCGTGGCGAGATTGCCGACAAGATCCTCAAGGAAATCCGCGAGCGGCTGCAGTTTCTGGTCAACGTTGGCCTGGACTACTTATCACTGGATCGCAGTGCCGACACGCTGTCCGGCGGTGAAGCCCAGCGGATTCGCCTGGCCAGTCAGATTGGCGCCGGTCTGGTGGGGGTTCTGTACATCCTCGATGAACCGTCGATCGGTCTGCATCAACGGGACAACGACCGGTTGCTGGGCACCCTCAAGCATCTGCGGGACATCGGCAACACAGTGATCGTGGTCGAGCACGATGAAGATGCGATTCGTCTGGCCGACTATGTGGTGGATATCGGCCCGGGTGCAGGCGTGCACGGCGGGCATATCGTTGCCGAAGGGACGCCGGCCGAAGTCATGGCTCACCCTGATTCGCTGACCGGCAAGTATTTGTCGGGCCGGGTGAAGATCGCAGTCCCAGCCAAACGCACGCCGCGTAACAAGAAGTTGTCGCTATCCCTCAAAGGCGCTCGCGGCAACAACCTGCGCAATGTCGACCTGGACATTCCGATCGGTCTGCTGACCTGCGTGACGGGTGTCTCCGGTTCGGGCAAGTCGACGCTGATCAACAACACGCTGTTTCCTTTGAGCGCTACAGCACTCAATGGGGCAACGACTCTGGAAGCGGCTGCTCACGACAGCATTAAAGGCCTGGAACATCTGGACAAGGTTGTGGACATCGATCAGAGCCCGATCGGTCGCACGCCGCGCTCCAACCCGGCAACGTATACCGGGCTGTTCACGCCGATTCGCGAACTGTTCGCTGGCGTTCCGGAGTCCCGCTCTCGCGGTTACGGTCCTGGGCGCTTCTCCTTCAACGTGAAGGGCGGACGCTGCGAGGCCTGTCAGGGCGATGGCCTGATCAAGGTGGAGATGCACTTCCTGCCGGACATCTATGTTCCGTGTGATGTTTGCAAGAGCAAGCGCTACAACCGCGAAACGCTGGAGATCAAGTACAAGGGCAAGAGCATCCACGAAACCCTGGAGATGACCATCGAGGAAGCTCGAGTCTTCTTCGACGCGGTTCCGGCTCTGGCGCGCAAGCTTCAGACGTTGATGGATGTCGGTCTGTCGTACATCAAGCTAGGACAATCGGCGACCACACTATCTGGCGGTGAAGCCCAGCGGGTGAAACTGTCGCGCGAGTTGTCCAAGCGCGATACCGGCAAGACGCTGTATATCCTCGATGAACCGACTACCGGCTTGCACTTCGCCGATATCCAGCAACTGCTCGACGTACTGCATCGTCTGCGCGACCACGGCAATACCGTGGTCGTGATCGAACACAACCTGGATGTGATCAAAACCGCCGACTGGTTGGTGGACCTGGGGCCGGAAGGTGGTTCCAAGGGCGGCCAGATCATTGCCGTCGGCACACCGGAAGAAGTGTCCGAGATGAAGCAGTCTCACACCGGCTACTACCTCAAACCGCTGCTGGCTCGCGACAGGGCCTGA
- a CDS encoding OsmC domain/YcaO domain-containing protein: protein MEIKVNFLDNLRLEAKFDDFTVVADQPIRYKGDGSAPGPFDYFLASSALCAAYFVKLYCDTRNIPTDNIRLSQNNIVDPENRYNQIFKIQVELPADISDKDRQGILRSIDRCTVKKVVQAGPEFVIEEVDNLDADAQALLMPASNSEASTYIAGKDLPLEQTIANMSAILADLGMKIEIASWRNIVPNVWSLHIRDAHSPMCFTNGKGATKEGALASALGEFIERLNCNFFYNDQFWGEDIADAAFVHYPDERWFKPGRKDALPAEILDEYCLKIYNRDGELRGSHLIDTNSGNEERGICSLPYVRQSDGEVVYFPSNLIENLFLSNGMSAGNTLAEAQVQCLSEIFERAVKREIIEGEFALPDVPAHVLAKYPGILAGIQALEEQGFPVLVKDASLGGEFPVMCVTLMNPRTGGVFASFGAHPSLEVALERSLTELLQGRSFEGLNDLPQPTFEGHAVTEPNNFVEHFIDSSGVVSWRFFSSKSDYEFVEWDFSGQGENSNAEEAATLFGILKGMGKEVYMAVYEHIGATACRILVPNYSEIYPADDLIWDNTNKALFFRTDILNLHRLDEDELQALVERLVESELDDYTDITTLIGIEFDDNTAWGQLTILELKLLIYLALQRFEEAKEAVEMFLQYNDNTVERGLFYQAVNVVLEMELDEDLELEDYEANFRRMFGNERTDAAIGSVNGSVRFHGLTPTSMKLEGLDRHLRLIDSYKKLHSARANVTTLFS from the coding sequence ATGGAAATCAAGGTCAACTTTCTCGACAACCTTCGACTTGAAGCCAAGTTCGATGACTTCACGGTGGTGGCCGATCAACCTATCCGCTACAAGGGCGATGGCTCGGCACCGGGTCCGTTCGACTACTTCCTGGCTTCGTCGGCGCTGTGTGCGGCGTATTTTGTGAAGCTGTACTGCGACACGCGCAATATCCCTACGGATAACATCCGCCTGTCGCAGAACAATATTGTTGATCCGGAAAACCGCTACAACCAGATTTTCAAGATCCAGGTCGAGTTGCCGGCGGACATCTCCGACAAGGACCGCCAGGGCATCCTGCGTTCCATCGACCGTTGCACCGTGAAAAAAGTGGTGCAAGCCGGGCCTGAGTTTGTGATCGAAGAGGTGGACAACCTCGACGCCGATGCCCAGGCTTTGTTGATGCCTGCTTCCAACTCAGAGGCGAGCACCTATATTGCCGGCAAGGATCTGCCGCTGGAGCAAACCATCGCCAACATGTCGGCCATTCTGGCGGACCTGGGCATGAAGATTGAAATCGCCTCGTGGCGCAATATCGTGCCCAATGTGTGGTCGCTGCATATCCGCGATGCGCACTCGCCGATGTGCTTTACCAACGGCAAGGGTGCGACCAAGGAAGGCGCGTTGGCGTCGGCGTTGGGCGAGTTTATCGAGCGACTCAACTGCAACTTCTTCTACAACGACCAGTTCTGGGGCGAAGACATCGCCGACGCAGCGTTTGTGCACTACCCGGACGAACGCTGGTTCAAGCCAGGCCGTAAAGATGCACTGCCGGCCGAAATCCTCGACGAGTACTGCCTGAAGATTTACAACCGCGACGGCGAGCTGCGTGGCTCCCACCTGATCGATACCAACTCGGGCAATGAAGAGCGCGGCATCTGCTCGCTGCCGTACGTGCGCCAGTCGGACGGCGAGGTGGTGTATTTCCCGTCCAACCTGATTGAAAACCTGTTCCTGAGCAACGGCATGAGTGCCGGTAACACGCTGGCCGAAGCCCAGGTGCAGTGCCTGTCGGAGATCTTCGAACGCGCGGTAAAACGCGAAATCATCGAAGGTGAATTTGCCCTGCCGGATGTACCGGCTCACGTGCTGGCGAAGTACCCCGGGATACTGGCCGGTATTCAGGCGCTGGAAGAACAAGGGTTCCCCGTGCTGGTGAAGGATGCGTCCCTGGGGGGTGAATTCCCGGTGATGTGCGTCACGTTGATGAACCCGCGTACCGGCGGTGTGTTCGCCTCGTTCGGCGCGCATCCGAGCCTGGAAGTGGCGCTGGAACGCAGCCTGACCGAATTGCTGCAAGGCCGCAGCTTCGAAGGCCTCAACGACTTGCCCCAGCCGACTTTTGAAGGTCATGCAGTGACCGAGCCGAATAACTTCGTCGAGCACTTTATCGACTCCAGCGGCGTGGTGTCGTGGCGCTTCTTCAGCTCAAAATCGGATTACGAATTCGTGGAGTGGGACTTCTCCGGCCAGGGTGAAAACTCGAATGCCGAGGAAGCCGCGACCTTGTTCGGCATTCTCAAAGGCATGGGCAAAGAAGTGTACATGGCGGTCTACGAGCATATCGGTGCAACGGCCTGCCGCATCCTGGTACCGAACTATTCGGAAATCTATCCCGCGGACGATCTGATCTGGGATAACACCAACAAAGCGCTGTTCTTCCGCACCGATATCCTGAACCTGCATCGCCTGGACGAAGACGAACTGCAAGCGCTGGTTGAACGCCTGGTGGAAAGTGAGCTGGACGACTACACCGACATCACCACCTTGATCGGCATCGAGTTTGACGACAACACGGCTTGGGGTCAGCTGACGATCCTGGAGTTGAAGCTGCTGATTTATCTCGCCTTGCAGCGGTTTGAAGAGGCAAAAGAAGCGGTAGAAATGTTCCTGCAGTACAACGACAACACGGTTGAGCGTGGCTTGTTCTATCAGGCCGTCAATGTGGTGCTGGAGATGGAACTGGACGAAGACCTGGAGCTGGAAGACTACGAGGCCAATTTCCGCCGGATGTTTGGCAACGAGCGGACAGATGCAGCAATCGGATCGGTGAACGGCAGCGTGCGCTTCCATGGCTTGACGCCGACCAGCATGAAACTGGAGGGGCTCGACAGGCACCTGCGGTTGATCGATAGCTACAAGAAACTGCACTCGGCACGGGCCAATGTGACCACTTTATTCAGTTAA
- a CDS encoding glutathionylspermidine synthase family protein, with amino-acid sequence MKKILCAERHDWKQTAESLGFLFHTIDDEPYWDESAYYQFTLKQIENDLEDPTTELHEMCMDLVARVVQSEELLERLSIPAPFFDMVRTSWLEGHPHLYGRMDFSYNGSGPAKLLELNYDTPTSLYEAAAFQWGWLEQCIERGLLPKHADQFNSIDTKLHQAFAQLQLKEPFYFASMKDSVEDKGTTDYLRLVAEKVGIESRHIDIEDIGLTSEGRFVDLEDRWIPHLFKLHAWEFIFHEPFGAAIAQSDTQFFEPAWKSIISNKGILPLLWEFNKGHPNLLESYLDAAPSKAVPKGWVRKPFFSREGANIELQTAEGLIVKEDGPYTDAPFILQEFAPLPKFGDSYTLIGSWVIGDQAAGIGVREDNSLITKDSSRFLPHLILD; translated from the coding sequence ATGAAGAAAATCCTCTGCGCAGAGCGTCATGACTGGAAACAGACCGCCGAGAGTCTCGGCTTTCTGTTCCATACCATCGACGATGAACCCTATTGGGACGAGAGCGCGTACTACCAGTTCACGCTCAAACAGATCGAGAACGATCTCGAAGACCCGACCACCGAGCTTCATGAGATGTGCATGGACCTGGTGGCCCGCGTGGTTCAGAGCGAGGAGCTGCTGGAGCGCCTGAGCATTCCCGCGCCATTCTTCGACATGGTTCGCACTTCATGGCTCGAAGGCCACCCGCACCTGTATGGGCGCATGGATTTCTCCTACAACGGCAGCGGGCCGGCCAAATTGCTGGAACTCAACTACGACACGCCGACCAGCCTGTATGAGGCGGCAGCGTTTCAGTGGGGCTGGCTTGAGCAATGCATCGAACGCGGCTTGCTGCCCAAGCATGCCGACCAGTTCAACAGCATCGACACCAAGCTGCATCAGGCCTTTGCCCAACTGCAGCTCAAAGAGCCCTTCTATTTCGCCTCGATGAAAGACTCGGTCGAAGACAAGGGCACCACCGATTACCTGCGTCTGGTCGCGGAAAAGGTCGGCATCGAATCGCGGCATATCGATATCGAGGACATCGGCCTCACCAGTGAAGGACGTTTCGTCGATTTAGAAGATCGTTGGATTCCTCACCTGTTCAAGCTGCATGCCTGGGAGTTCATCTTCCACGAACCCTTCGGCGCAGCGATCGCCCAGAGCGACACACAGTTTTTCGAGCCGGCCTGGAAATCCATCATCTCCAACAAGGGGATCCTGCCGCTGCTGTGGGAGTTCAACAAAGGTCACCCGAACCTGCTCGAGTCGTACCTGGACGCCGCCCCGAGCAAAGCCGTGCCCAAGGGCTGGGTACGCAAGCCGTTCTTCTCCCGGGAAGGTGCCAACATCGAGCTGCAAACTGCTGAGGGGCTGATCGTGAAAGAGGACGGACCCTACACCGACGCGCCGTTTATCCTTCAGGAGTTCGCCCCGCTGCCGAAGTTTGGCGACAGCTACACGCTGATCGGTTCCTGGGTGATCGGGGATCAAGCGGCCGGCATCGGCGTGCGCGAGGACAACAGTTTGATTACCAAGGATTCGAGCCGGTTCTTGCCGCATCTGATACTCGATTGA